The Neobacillus sp. OS1-2 genome includes a window with the following:
- a CDS encoding MBL fold metallo-hydrolase — MKTGNECKVIRVPIPTPTLLPHTTTNCYLIGNKHESILVDAGYDQPATKIVLQRVMKENGLALPKSIILTHSHPDHAPGVLQLVDWKPVVYCHRQEEQATLAAVAPWDQLSFFEDGDRISIAGEEIIIFHAPGHTAGQLNLYISSKQILLTGDNIVAEGTSWIGPPDGNMSDYLQTLKRLKQLKLNKIGPGHGEWVENPHEHIDFVLGRRFYRENQIKSLLEEHGSLTVVHLTNLIYDKLPHPNVFEVAKRTTEAHLIKLMKDDTVIMDDSYFSLK; from the coding sequence ATGAAAACAGGAAATGAATGTAAAGTAATTCGTGTTCCAATTCCGACACCCACTTTATTGCCACATACCACTACAAATTGCTACCTTATTGGGAACAAGCATGAAAGTATATTAGTCGATGCCGGTTATGATCAACCGGCTACGAAAATAGTTTTACAGAGGGTGATGAAGGAAAATGGACTTGCACTGCCTAAGTCTATTATATTAACCCATTCACACCCTGACCATGCCCCGGGAGTATTACAATTAGTAGATTGGAAGCCGGTAGTTTATTGCCACCGTCAGGAAGAACAAGCCACCCTTGCAGCTGTTGCTCCTTGGGATCAACTATCCTTTTTTGAGGATGGTGACAGAATTAGCATTGCAGGTGAAGAAATCATTATTTTCCATGCCCCTGGTCATACGGCAGGTCAATTAAATCTTTATATTTCATCTAAACAAATTCTCCTTACCGGTGACAACATCGTGGCGGAAGGAACATCATGGATCGGGCCCCCTGATGGAAATATGTCTGACTATTTGCAAACACTAAAAAGGTTAAAACAATTGAAATTAAACAAAATTGGCCCCGGACATGGTGAATGGGTGGAAAATCCCCACGAACATATTGATTTTGTTTTAGGCCGGAGATTTTACCGCGAAAACCAAATCAAATCCCTGCTCGAAGAACATGGAAGCTTAACGGTAGTCCATTTGACAAATCTGATTTATGACAAGCTCCCACACCCAAATGTCTTTGAGGTTGCAAAACGAACCACTGAAGCACATCTAATCAAATTAATGAAAGATGATACCGTGATCATGGATGATTCCTATTTTTCTCTCAAATAG
- a CDS encoding TldD/PmbA family protein, with protein sequence MLSQSIIEDVLTEALSSGGDFSEIFVEDRFINNFTLQSGKIETCLTGRDFGIGIRVFKGLQSVYAYTTDHSKEGLLKAAKNAAQAISGHTIFHPSPLVRESFDTIHPIQLLPQEVIKSRKAAIMKNAYNTASNYHSSISQVTVRLMDEEQNVLIANSDGKWIEDKRVRSRLAIQAVAVCGNQMETGFYGPGAYQGFEFFEDLNLDYYANEAARIAVTMLDASPCPSGKFPVIIDNEFGGVIFHEACGHGLEATAVAKNNSVFANRIGERVAPSIVTYIDDGTLQNEWGSINIDDEGEIARKNVLIENGILKGYLIDKFNSRRMGMEPTGSGRRQSFRFAPTSRMTNTFIAPGKSTPEEIIANTEHGIFTKYMGGGQVNPATGDYNFAVMEAYEVKNGKLGKPLKGATLIGNGPKTLQLVDMVGNNLGHGAGMCGSLSGSIPVNVGQPMIRVSEITVGGTKGE encoded by the coding sequence ATGCTAAGTCAATCAATCATTGAAGACGTACTGACAGAGGCTTTATCATCGGGCGGAGATTTTTCGGAGATTTTCGTCGAGGATCGTTTTATCAATAATTTCACCCTGCAAAGCGGTAAAATTGAGACCTGTCTCACTGGGCGTGATTTTGGGATCGGCATTCGTGTCTTTAAAGGATTACAAAGTGTTTATGCCTATACCACAGACCATAGTAAGGAAGGACTTTTAAAAGCAGCTAAAAATGCGGCACAAGCCATTAGCGGACATACCATTTTTCACCCCTCCCCACTAGTGCGAGAATCATTTGACACCATTCATCCCATTCAGCTCTTGCCGCAAGAAGTGATTAAATCCCGCAAAGCCGCCATCATGAAAAATGCGTATAATACCGCTAGTAACTACCATTCTAGTATTTCACAAGTAACTGTCCGCTTAATGGATGAAGAACAAAATGTGCTGATTGCTAATTCCGATGGGAAATGGATCGAAGACAAACGGGTTCGTTCCAGGCTGGCAATTCAGGCAGTGGCGGTTTGTGGTAACCAAATGGAAACTGGTTTTTATGGACCTGGTGCGTACCAAGGATTCGAGTTTTTTGAAGATTTAAATTTGGACTATTATGCAAATGAGGCAGCCCGTATCGCCGTGACGATGTTGGATGCCAGCCCATGTCCTAGTGGGAAATTCCCTGTTATTATCGATAATGAATTCGGCGGTGTTATTTTTCATGAAGCCTGTGGACATGGTTTAGAGGCCACCGCAGTTGCGAAAAACAATTCCGTTTTTGCAAATCGTATTGGTGAAAGGGTCGCCCCTTCCATTGTTACATATATCGATGATGGCACGCTTCAAAATGAATGGGGTTCGATCAATATAGACGATGAAGGGGAAATCGCACGGAAAAATGTCCTCATCGAAAATGGCATTCTAAAAGGCTATTTAATTGATAAATTTAACTCGCGCAGAATGGGCATGGAACCAACCGGTTCAGGCAGGAGACAATCCTTCCGCTTTGCTCCCACCTCCAGAATGACGAATACATTTATTGCCCCTGGAAAATCAACACCTGAAGAAATCATCGCTAATACGGAACATGGAATTTTTACCAAATATATGGGTGGCGGCCAGGTTAACCCAGCAACAGGTGATTATAACTTTGCGGTCATGGAAGCGTATGAAGTGAAAAACGGGAAGCTCGGCAAACCGTTAAAAGGGGCTACATTAATCGGAAATGGCCCTAAGACCTTACAGCTTGTCGATATGGTTGGGAATAATTTAGGACACGGTGCCGGCATGTGCGGATCACTTAGTGGAAGTATTCCGGTTAACGTCGGTCAGCCGATGATCCGGGTCAGCGAAATTACCGTCGGTGGGACAAAGGGGGAATAA
- a CDS encoding NUDIX hydrolase, translated as MMSAIPRPASTVVLMDKSSRVYMTKRPKTMKFFAGYYVFPGGSVDRSDDIKECNSFIKGTHNDTFELAYYVAAARELFEEVGVLVCKNEDGSPVLLNEKKAVEYRRLLINGDISFLELLKKEGLQFQLDDLTYIGQIVTPNRSRIRFDTRFFLTHLPEGQTPTPDANEISKTKWISPGDALTACDNGEILLGPPTVHTLKTIFNHVKGLPLEMPEFNLNDYLAYLREK; from the coding sequence ATGATGAGTGCCATACCAAGACCAGCATCAACGGTTGTATTAATGGATAAATCCTCCAGGGTCTATATGACAAAAAGACCTAAAACGATGAAGTTTTTTGCTGGCTATTATGTTTTTCCCGGAGGTTCCGTAGATCGAAGTGACGACATAAAGGAATGTAACAGTTTTATTAAGGGAACACACAATGATACATTTGAACTTGCATATTATGTGGCAGCTGCAAGAGAATTATTTGAAGAAGTGGGTGTTTTAGTTTGTAAAAATGAGGACGGTTCGCCGGTTCTGCTTAATGAAAAAAAAGCAGTGGAATACCGCCGTCTCCTTATAAATGGGGACATTTCATTTTTGGAGCTGTTAAAAAAGGAAGGACTTCAATTTCAGCTTGATGACTTAACCTACATCGGTCAAATTGTTACGCCAAATAGAAGCCGAATAAGATTTGATACTCGTTTTTTTCTAACTCACCTGCCTGAAGGACAGACCCCAACACCAGATGCGAATGAAATTAGTAAGACCAAATGGATTTCTCCGGGCGATGCACTAACCGCCTGCGATAATGGAGAAATTTTATTGGGGCCGCCAACTGTACATACATTGAAGACTATTTTTAATCATGTAAAAGGCCTGCCGTTAGAGATGCCTGAATTTAATCTAAACGATTACTTAGCCTATTTGAGAGAAAAATAG
- a CDS encoding SDR family oxidoreductase: MTNKTAIVTGASSGFGLLCVIELATKGFTVMATMRDIKKSKQLLELAKVKGIENTIQINQLDVTSTDSIYEFKSKLVDFPSIDVLVNNAGFAIGGFSEELTIEEYRRQFETNFFGVIAVTQAVLPFMRAKKQGRIINLSSISGRVGFPGLSAYVASKHALEGYSESLRLELKPFGIDVTLIEPGSYQTNIWASVDQMDINRDSPYLSYMERMMKEIEGGKAAHGNPIEVAKLVAHLASQQKSPNLRYPIGKGVKQTLFIKNLLPWRFIESLILKKLRS, from the coding sequence ATGACCAATAAAACTGCAATTGTAACCGGGGCCTCTAGCGGTTTTGGTTTATTGTGTGTGATTGAGCTAGCTACAAAAGGCTTCACTGTCATGGCGACAATGAGAGATATAAAAAAATCAAAACAACTCCTTGAACTCGCAAAAGTAAAAGGGATAGAAAATACGATTCAAATCAACCAGTTAGATGTTACTTCAACCGACTCCATTTATGAATTTAAATCCAAGCTAGTAGATTTTCCTTCTATTGATGTGTTAGTAAACAATGCGGGGTTTGCCATCGGCGGTTTTAGTGAAGAGTTAACGATTGAAGAATATCGGCGGCAATTTGAGACCAATTTTTTCGGGGTGATTGCAGTAACACAAGCCGTTCTTCCGTTTATGAGGGCAAAAAAGCAAGGCAGGATTATTAACCTCAGCAGTATTAGTGGCAGAGTGGGATTCCCTGGATTATCTGCCTATGTTGCATCTAAGCACGCCCTTGAAGGGTATAGCGAAAGCTTAAGGCTTGAGCTTAAACCATTTGGGATTGATGTAACATTAATTGAGCCTGGTTCTTATCAAACAAATATTTGGGCAAGTGTCGACCAAATGGATATCAATCGTGACTCCCCCTATTTATCCTATATGGAGAGGATGATGAAAGAAATTGAGGGTGGGAAAGCTGCTCATGGTAATCCCATCGAAGTTGCGAAACTCGTAGCGCATCTTGCCTCGCAACAAAAATCACCTAACCTTAGATATCCAATTGGGAAGGGTGTAAAGCAAACTCTGTTTATCAAAAATCTCCTCCCATGGAGATTTATAGAATCACTGATTTTGAAAAAGTTAAGGTCTTAA